The Musa acuminata AAA Group cultivar baxijiao chromosome BXJ1-3, Cavendish_Baxijiao_AAA, whole genome shotgun sequence genome window below encodes:
- the LOC135626663 gene encoding probable glucuronosyltransferase Os01g0926700, with amino-acid sequence MGSGIWVLTLLILHSVFEGIAGQEQELNHRTERISGSAGDVLEDDPVGRLKVFVYELPSKYNKKILQKDPRCLNHMFAAEIYMHWFLLSSPVRTFNPEEADWFYTPVYTTCDLTPSGLPLPFKSPRMMRSAIELISTNWPYWNRTEGADHFFVVPHDFGACFHYQEEKAIERGILHMLKRATLVQTFGQRNHVCLKDGSITIPPYAPPQKMQTHLIPPDTPRSIFVYFRGLFYDVGNDPEGGYYARGARASVWENFKNNPLFDISTDHPTTYYEDMQRAVFCLCPLGWAPWSPRLVEAVVFGCIPVVIADDIVLPFADAIPWEEIGVFVAEEDVPKLDTILTSIPIEVILRKQRLLANPSMKQAMLFPQPAQPGDAFHQILNGLARKLPHDKNVYLKPGQKILNWTAGPVGDLKPW; translated from the exons ATGGGGAGTGGGATTTGGGTTCTCACGCTTCTGATCCTCCACTCTGTCTTTGAGGGGATCGCTGGCCAGGAGCAGGAACTGAATCATCGGACGGAGAGGATTTCTG GGAGTGCTGGTGATGTTCTGGAAGATGACCCTGTTGGAAGGTTGAAGGTGTTTGTGTATGAGCTGCCTAGCAAATACAACAAAAAGATCCTCCAAAAGGATCCCAGATGCCTCAATCACATGTTTGCTGCAGAGATATACATGCATTGGTTCTTGCTCTCAAGTCCTGTTCGAACTTTTAATCCTGAAGAAGCTGATTGGTTCTATACACCTGTGTATACCACCTGTGACCTGACTCCCAGTGGGCTTCCCTTACCCTTCAAATCACCACGGATGATGAGAAGTGCAATAGAGTTGATATCCACTAATTGGCCCTATTGGAACAGAACCGAAGGAGCTGATCACTTCTTTGTTGTCCCACATGATTTTGGAGCATGCTTTCACTATCAG GAAGAAAAAGCAATTGAACGTGGAATCCTGCACATGCTTAAGCGTGCCACGCTGGTTCAAACCTTTGGGCAGAGAAATCATGTTTGCTTGAAGGATGGTTCCATCACCATTCCTCCATATGCACCCCCCCAGAAAATGCAGACTCATTTGATTCCTCCAGATACTCCTCGCTCTATTTTTGTTTATTTCCGTGGTTTATTTTATGATGTAGGGAACGATCCAGAGGGTGGATACTACGCAAG AGGTGCAAGGGCATCGGTGTGGGAGAATTTTAAGAACAACCCTCTTTTTGACATCTCTACCGACCACCCTACTACTTATTATGAAGATATGCAGCGGGCAGTTTTCTGCCTGTGCCCCTTGGGTTGGGCTCCATGGAGTCCTAGATTGGTAGAAGCGGTGGTGTTTGGCTGCATCCCTGTTGTCATAGCAGATGATATAGTGCTTCCATTTGCAGATGCAATACCATGGGAGGAGATCGGTGTATTTGTGGCTGAGGAGGATGTGCCAAAGTTGGACACAATCCTCACATCAATACCGATAGAGGTAATCTTAAGAAAACAGAGATTACTCGCAAACCCTTCAATGAAGCAGGCGATGCTGTTCCCTCAACCGGCCCAGCCTGGCGATGCTTTCCATCAGATATTGAATGGGTTGGCTCGCAAGTTGCCACACGACAAGAATGTTTACTTGAAACCAGGTCAGAAAATTCTGAACTGGACTGCTGGTCCAGTAGGTGATCTGAAGCCTTGGTAG
- the LOC103979448 gene encoding protein MHF1 homolog has protein sequence MDAGGVGGAGDGCFEKMETEEERTELLRDRFRLSVISIADAEAKKLGMQVAEPVVACIADLAFKFTEQLAKDVELFAYHAGRKSVNVKDVTLSAHRNDHLTSLLRSFSQELRDKEPKTERKRKKSSEKGETSVPS, from the exons ATGGACGCGGGTGGCGTCGGCGGGGCTGGCGACGGCTGCTTCGAGAAGATGGAGACGGAAGAGGAGAGGACCGAGCTTTTGAGGGATCGATTCCGCCTCTCCGTTATCTCTATTGCCGACGCCGAGG CTAAGAAGCTCGGAATGCAGGTCGCGGAACCGGTGGTTGCGTGCATCGCTGACCTAGCTTTCAAATTTACGG AACAGTTGGCAAAAGATGTAGAGCTGTTTGCATATCATGCTGGTCGCAAATCTGTGAATGTGAAAGATGTTACACTATCAG CACATAGGAACGACCATTTGACAAGCTTGCTGAGGTCATTTTCTCAAGAATTGAGAGACAAAGAACCCAAGACTGAAAGGAAAAGGAAGAAATCCTCCGAAAAGGGTGAGACATCGGTACCCAGTTGA